Proteins from a single region of Xenopus laevis strain J_2021 chromosome 9_10S, Xenopus_laevis_v10.1, whole genome shotgun sequence:
- the vapbl.S gene encoding vesicle-associated membrane protein-associated protein B/C isoform X1: MIYGLLDKVETKGEFCNLAVVFPSLYISIYTYGREVPHCFLIKTGPFTDVVTTNLKLGNPTDKNVCFKVKTTAPRRYCVRPNSGVIDAGSSIIVSVMLQPFDYDPNEKSKHKFMVQSIIAPPDTSDMEAVWKDAKPDDLMDSKLRCVFELPSENEKAHDGEINKVISSSSITKTESSLSKSISSNLDDSEYKKVAEENKRLQAEMQRLREEYKQFKEEDGLRMRKMQPTSSPHRPVSGLAKEEGLNTRILALVILFFIIGVIIGKVAL; encoded by the exons ATGATATATGGGTTACTGGACAAGGTCGAAACTAAAGGAGAATTTTGCAATTTAGCAGTAGtctttccttctctgtatatttcaatttatacatatgggagggaggtgccgcATTGCTTTCTAATTAAGACAG GACCCTTTACAGACGTTGTCACTACAAACCTGAAACTCGGGAACCCCACAGATAAAAATGTCTGTTTCAAAGTTAAGACCACAGCGCCTCGCCGGTACTGTGTGCGTCCAAACAGCGGAGTGATTGATGCCGGATCCTCTATCATTGTGTCTG TGATGCTACAGCCATTCGACTATGACCCTAATGAGAAGAGCAAGCATAAGTTCATGGTGCAGTCCATCATAGCACCACCAGACACCTCAGATATGGAAGCTGTA TGGAAAGATGCGAAGCCGGATGATCTCATGGATTCCAAGCTCCGGTGTGTGTTTGAGCTGCCGTCCGAGAATGAGAAAGCT cacGATGGCGAAATAAACAAAGTTATTTCTAGCAGCAGTATAACAAAGACAGAGTCCTCGCTGTCTAAATCAATAAGTTCCAATCTGGATGATTCAGAGTATAAGAAAGTGGCGGAAGAAAACAAGAGGCTGCAGGCAGAAATGCAGAGGCTACGGGAGGAGTACAAGCAGTTTAAG GAGGAAGACGGTTTGAGAATGCGAAAGATGCAGCCCACAAGTAGCCCCCACCGACCAGTTTCCGGCCTTGCAAAAGAAGAAGGCCTTAACACTCGGATACTTGCACTGGTCATCCTCTTCTTCATCATCGGTGTCATAATAGGGAAAGTGGCCTTGTAG
- the vapbl.S gene encoding vesicle-associated membrane protein-associated protein B/C isoform X2 — MAKVEQILQLEPQQELKFQGPFTDVVTTNLKLGNPTDKNVCFKVKTTAPRRYCVRPNSGVIDAGSSIIVSVMLQPFDYDPNEKSKHKFMVQSIIAPPDTSDMEAVWKDAKPDDLMDSKLRCVFELPSENEKAHDGEINKVISSSSITKTESSLSKSISSNLDDSEYKKVAEENKRLQAEMQRLREEYKQFKEEDGLRMRKMQPTSSPHRPVSGLAKEEGLNTRILALVILFFIIGVIIGKVAL; from the exons ATGGCCAAGGTGGAGCAGATCCTTCAGCTGGAGCCCCAGCAAGAGCTCAAGTTTCAAG GACCCTTTACAGACGTTGTCACTACAAACCTGAAACTCGGGAACCCCACAGATAAAAATGTCTGTTTCAAAGTTAAGACCACAGCGCCTCGCCGGTACTGTGTGCGTCCAAACAGCGGAGTGATTGATGCCGGATCCTCTATCATTGTGTCTG TGATGCTACAGCCATTCGACTATGACCCTAATGAGAAGAGCAAGCATAAGTTCATGGTGCAGTCCATCATAGCACCACCAGACACCTCAGATATGGAAGCTGTA TGGAAAGATGCGAAGCCGGATGATCTCATGGATTCCAAGCTCCGGTGTGTGTTTGAGCTGCCGTCCGAGAATGAGAAAGCT cacGATGGCGAAATAAACAAAGTTATTTCTAGCAGCAGTATAACAAAGACAGAGTCCTCGCTGTCTAAATCAATAAGTTCCAATCTGGATGATTCAGAGTATAAGAAAGTGGCGGAAGAAAACAAGAGGCTGCAGGCAGAAATGCAGAGGCTACGGGAGGAGTACAAGCAGTTTAAG GAGGAAGACGGTTTGAGAATGCGAAAGATGCAGCCCACAAGTAGCCCCCACCGACCAGTTTCCGGCCTTGCAAAAGAAGAAGGCCTTAACACTCGGATACTTGCACTGGTCATCCTCTTCTTCATCATCGGTGTCATAATAGGGAAAGTGGCCTTGTAG